Proteins encoded in a region of the Solanum dulcamara chromosome 9, daSolDulc1.2, whole genome shotgun sequence genome:
- the LOC129903450 gene encoding uncharacterized protein LOC129903450 isoform X1 — MRKRLDTRFPAARIKKIMQADEDVGKIAMAVPLLVSKALELFLQDLCDRTYEITLKKGAKTMNSFHLKHCIQSFNVFDFLKDVVSRVPDLGGSDTGAESATKRRKVAEEDDHDSDDDIKRNHTNEAANNSGTGRGRGRGRGRGRGRGARAVEKGDSNVHSEKLEDPTADVSHQKDDEKPKQNDERMVDYVAEPAAVDSKNISAAKCSTEVVTPARNFDLNIDLNESVESTPIPSEAPSSSTAAAAAAPPPEVKHEEIPGWSLSEMEKMAIDPIQLANLNRGLDEEEEDYDEEG, encoded by the exons ATGAGGAAGAGGCTCGATACACGATTTCCTGCT GCTCGGATTAAAAAGATTATGCAAGCTGACGAGGATGTGGGGAAGATTGCTATGGCTGTTCCTCTTTTAGTCT CAAAAGCTCTTGAACTCTTTCTGCAAGATCTTTGTGACCGTACGTATGAGATCACCCTCAAGAAAGGAGCAAAAACTATGAATTCTTTCCATTT GAAACATTGTATCCAGAGCTTTAATGTGTTTGATTTCCTCAAGGATGTAGTGAGTCGGGTTCCTGATCTAGGCGGGTCAGATACTGGTGCTGAATCGGCCACCAAAAGAAG GAAAGTTGCTGAAGAAGATGATCATGACAGTGATGATGATATCAAAAGGAATCacacg AATGAGGCTGCAAACAACAGTGGTACTGGGAGGGGACGAggtaggggtaggggtagaggccgtggtagaggtgcACGAGCAGTAGAGAAAGGTGACTCCAATGTTCACAGTGAGAAACTTGAAGACCCTACTGCTGATGTTTCACATCAGAAGGATGATGAGAAGCCAAAGCAAAATGATGAAAGGATGGTGGACTATGTAGCAGAACCAGCAGCAGTAGATTCAAAGAACATTTCAGCCGCTAAATGCTCCACAGAAGTTGTCACCCCTGCCAGAAACTTTGATCTCAACATTGACTTAAACGAGAGTGTGGAATCCACACCAATACCATCTGAAGCCCCTTCATCAtcaacagcagcagcagcagcagcaccgCCTCCTGAAGTGAAGCATGAGGAAATCCCTGGATGGTCTCTGTCTGAGATGGAAAAGATGGCCATCGATCCAATTCAACTGGCCAACTTAAACCGAGGGTTAGACGAGGAAGAGGAAGATTATGATGAAGAAGGATAG
- the LOC129903450 gene encoding uncharacterized protein LOC129903450 isoform X2: protein MQADEDVGKIAMAVPLLVSKALELFLQDLCDRTYEITLKKGAKTMNSFHLKHCIQSFNVFDFLKDVVSRVPDLGGSDTGAESATKRRKVAEEDDHDSDDDIKRNHTNEAANNSGTGRGRGRGRGRGRGRGARAVEKGDSNVHSEKLEDPTADVSHQKDDEKPKQNDERMVDYVAEPAAVDSKNISAAKCSTEVVTPARNFDLNIDLNESVESTPIPSEAPSSSTAAAAAAPPPEVKHEEIPGWSLSEMEKMAIDPIQLANLNRGLDEEEEDYDEEG, encoded by the exons ATGCAAGCTGACGAGGATGTGGGGAAGATTGCTATGGCTGTTCCTCTTTTAGTCT CAAAAGCTCTTGAACTCTTTCTGCAAGATCTTTGTGACCGTACGTATGAGATCACCCTCAAGAAAGGAGCAAAAACTATGAATTCTTTCCATTT GAAACATTGTATCCAGAGCTTTAATGTGTTTGATTTCCTCAAGGATGTAGTGAGTCGGGTTCCTGATCTAGGCGGGTCAGATACTGGTGCTGAATCGGCCACCAAAAGAAG GAAAGTTGCTGAAGAAGATGATCATGACAGTGATGATGATATCAAAAGGAATCacacg AATGAGGCTGCAAACAACAGTGGTACTGGGAGGGGACGAggtaggggtaggggtagaggccgtggtagaggtgcACGAGCAGTAGAGAAAGGTGACTCCAATGTTCACAGTGAGAAACTTGAAGACCCTACTGCTGATGTTTCACATCAGAAGGATGATGAGAAGCCAAAGCAAAATGATGAAAGGATGGTGGACTATGTAGCAGAACCAGCAGCAGTAGATTCAAAGAACATTTCAGCCGCTAAATGCTCCACAGAAGTTGTCACCCCTGCCAGAAACTTTGATCTCAACATTGACTTAAACGAGAGTGTGGAATCCACACCAATACCATCTGAAGCCCCTTCATCAtcaacagcagcagcagcagcagcaccgCCTCCTGAAGTGAAGCATGAGGAAATCCCTGGATGGTCTCTGTCTGAGATGGAAAAGATGGCCATCGATCCAATTCAACTGGCCAACTTAAACCGAGGGTTAGACGAGGAAGAGGAAGATTATGATGAAGAAGGATAG